In Hymenobacter sublimis, a single genomic region encodes these proteins:
- a CDS encoding BatD family protein: MRFFLLLLGVLWVGCGLVAGQNQPPTADIVLGKSVFPINEYYTISFRLRGAPLERYSAFPEIEGFKKSGKSSTTTTRTVNGQSSTELTITQRYAAFAQGTFTLKPFSMTVNGLAVRSEGATLRVTPQQAATTPAVPEPPAPGASPLQGIGLLDKLFGKPKPQEYVEPQDQAFLAVVPDKNSVFVGEGVHVGLYFYLAPQDQAVLNFYNFAQQLPSIIRQLRQRTVWEESFNEQEVLPENVTVGGKPFLRYRLWEAELYPLNTQPLTFPAVALQMVKYKVAKKPAPGLDNRLAGYKIYYSSARTIPVKPLPAHPLRDQVPVGSYEVKEAIDRTTFQTGKAFTYTFTVEGEGNLAAINLGAPPASEALEVYGPEVQQELTREGGRVGGRKSFQFRLVARRPGPVALDTLFQVVVFNPATTRYDTLRAELQPVVRGPVRTDSTFRARLDDPFYRTALPEADATPHPRDTYRDVRRYANMVVVALLMMAGIGWWRARR; the protein is encoded by the coding sequence ATGCGCTTTTTCTTACTTCTTCTGGGCGTGCTATGGGTAGGGTGTGGTCTGGTCGCTGGGCAGAACCAGCCGCCGACTGCTGACATTGTTCTAGGCAAGTCGGTGTTTCCCATCAACGAGTACTACACCATTAGCTTTCGGCTACGGGGCGCTCCGCTGGAGCGCTATTCCGCCTTTCCAGAAATCGAGGGCTTCAAGAAAAGCGGCAAGTCTAGCACTACCACCACGCGCACAGTAAATGGCCAAAGCTCTACGGAGCTAACCATTACGCAGCGCTACGCCGCTTTTGCGCAGGGCACCTTCACGCTAAAGCCCTTTAGCATGACGGTCAACGGCCTTGCAGTTCGCTCGGAGGGAGCTACCCTGCGCGTTACTCCCCAGCAGGCCGCTACTACGCCGGCCGTGCCCGAACCGCCAGCGCCCGGGGCCAGCCCCTTACAAGGAATTGGGTTGCTGGATAAGCTGTTTGGTAAGCCCAAACCCCAGGAATACGTGGAGCCTCAGGATCAGGCCTTTCTGGCTGTAGTGCCGGATAAAAACAGCGTGTTTGTGGGCGAAGGTGTGCACGTGGGGCTGTACTTCTACCTGGCCCCGCAAGACCAGGCCGTGCTAAACTTCTACAACTTTGCCCAGCAGCTCCCCAGCATCATCCGCCAGCTTCGGCAGCGCACGGTGTGGGAAGAAAGCTTTAATGAGCAAGAAGTGCTGCCTGAAAACGTGACTGTAGGTGGCAAGCCCTTCCTGCGCTACCGGCTGTGGGAGGCCGAGTTGTACCCACTAAATACCCAGCCCCTCACATTTCCGGCCGTGGCCCTGCAAATGGTGAAGTATAAGGTGGCTAAGAAGCCAGCACCGGGCCTTGATAATCGCTTGGCAGGCTATAAAATCTATTACTCATCGGCCCGGACTATTCCAGTGAAGCCCCTGCCTGCTCACCCGCTCCGCGACCAGGTGCCAGTAGGCAGCTACGAGGTAAAGGAGGCCATTGACCGCACCACTTTTCAGACGGGAAAGGCCTTCACATACACCTTCACCGTGGAAGGAGAAGGAAACTTAGCGGCTATTAATTTGGGGGCGCCGCCCGCTTCCGAGGCCCTAGAGGTGTACGGTCCGGAGGTGCAGCAGGAGCTTACCCGCGAGGGCGGGAGGGTAGGGGGGCGCAAGAGTTTCCAGTTCCGGTTGGTGGCTCGTCGGCCCGGCCCCGTAGCCCTCGACACACTGTTTCAGGTGGTCGTGTTTAACCCCGCCACCACGCGCTATGATACACTGCGGGCCGAGCTACAGCCGGTAGTGCGGGGCCCCGTACGTACTGATTCCACCTTCCGCGCGCGGCTAGACGACCCGTTTTACCGTACGGCTCTGCCCGAGGCAGATGCTACCCCGCATCCGCGCGACACTTACCGAGACGTGCGCCGATACGCCAATATGGTGGTAGTGGCCCTGCTCATGATGGCCGGCATTGGGTGGTGGCGAGCTAGAAGGTAA
- a CDS encoding ferritin-like domain-containing protein, with the protein MSNITQKGSDEAEFAKPLYTPIKRRSFFMYAGATAGATALLLSGCDDDDENVTTPTGTVSLGSGDVGVLNYAYALEQLEAAFYAQVIATPYTGISADERMALTAIAKHEAIHRDFFKTAITAAAANQIIPGLNPDFSRVNFSSRDSVLTTARTFEDLGVAAYNGAGSLIKNNDYLLIAGKIVSVEARHAAYIRDLITPGSFSGNDVVNAQGLDQALSVTQVLTAAQPFIKERINGDNVGK; encoded by the coding sequence ATGTCCAACATCACGCAAAAAGGCAGCGACGAAGCGGAATTCGCCAAGCCGCTGTATACGCCCATCAAGCGTCGCTCCTTCTTCATGTATGCCGGCGCTACTGCCGGTGCTACCGCTCTGCTGCTCTCGGGCTGCGATGACGATGACGAGAATGTAACCACTCCAACCGGTACGGTAAGCCTGGGCTCGGGCGACGTAGGCGTGTTGAACTACGCTTACGCCCTGGAGCAGTTAGAAGCTGCTTTCTATGCTCAGGTAATTGCAACGCCTTACACCGGCATTTCGGCCGATGAGCGGATGGCTCTTACTGCCATTGCCAAGCACGAAGCCATTCACCGTGACTTCTTCAAGACAGCCATTACGGCAGCAGCGGCTAACCAAATTATTCCGGGCCTGAATCCTGATTTCAGCAGAGTAAATTTCTCGAGCCGGGATTCCGTATTGACTACGGCTCGCACGTTCGAAGACCTAGGTGTAGCGGCTTACAATGGTGCTGGCTCCCTGATTAAGAACAACGACTACCTGCTGATTGCTGGTAAGATCGTTTCGGTAGAAGCCCGTCACGCAGCCTATATCCGTGACCTGATTACGCCCGGCAGCTTCTCGGGCAACGACGTGGTTAACGCCCAGGGCCTCGACCAGGCACTGTCCGTAACGCAAGTCCTGACTGCTGCCCAGCCGTTCATCAAAGAAAGAATCAACGGCGACAACGTAGGCAAGTAA
- a CDS encoding sodium:proton antiporter, translated as MTYPFLLSAAAPPAWPLLLPFFGLLALIATGPLLFPHFWERWYAHVAVGLGLLMLGYYGLVRHDWHTAVETLAEYISFVVLLTALFVVGGTLYLNINVPGTPGRNVLLLAVGALLASVVGTTGASLMLIRPFIRLNDQRIRPYHIVFFIFVVSNAGGLLTPLGDPPLFIGYLRGVPFFWTTQHLLIPWLLANGLLLLLFWLLDRRTAFPAPLSRSEQRRAHSKKGLPLYDFNGRYNFLWLLLVLGAVFLNPSQISWLPTLPIAGLNISFVRETIQLLAAWGCYRTAHPKALAANHFTLGPMREVGFLFFGIFLTMMPALQTAAHVAANPAVASRLTPAALYWLTGVLSAFLDNAPTYASFLGLSLAGHQLDFAQASAVQHFAADAATQPLLRAISSGAVLFGALTYIGNGPNFLVRAIAEKEGVPMPSFFGYIGRYALPYLLPVLGIISGWLLWGS; from the coding sequence ATGACTTATCCGTTTCTTCTCTCTGCTGCTGCGCCACCGGCCTGGCCGCTACTGCTGCCTTTCTTCGGGTTACTGGCTCTAATTGCGACCGGGCCGTTGTTGTTTCCTCACTTTTGGGAGCGGTGGTATGCCCACGTAGCCGTGGGGCTAGGTTTGCTGATGTTGGGCTACTACGGCTTGGTCCGGCACGATTGGCACACGGCCGTGGAAACGCTGGCCGAGTACATTTCTTTTGTGGTGTTGCTCACGGCCTTGTTTGTGGTGGGTGGCACCTTGTACTTGAACATCAACGTGCCGGGTACGCCGGGCCGCAACGTGCTGCTGCTGGCGGTGGGGGCTCTGTTGGCATCTGTGGTGGGCACTACGGGCGCTTCGCTGATGCTGATTCGGCCGTTTATCCGGCTCAACGACCAGCGAATTCGACCCTACCACATCGTGTTTTTCATCTTCGTTGTGAGCAATGCAGGCGGCCTGCTCACGCCCCTCGGCGACCCACCCCTGTTTATTGGCTACTTGCGCGGGGTGCCGTTTTTCTGGACTACTCAGCATTTGCTTATTCCCTGGCTGCTAGCCAATGGGCTCCTGCTGCTGCTGTTCTGGCTGCTGGATCGGCGCACAGCCTTCCCTGCCCCGCTGTCTCGCAGTGAGCAACGGCGGGCCCATTCCAAAAAAGGACTACCCCTCTACGATTTCAACGGCCGCTACAATTTCTTGTGGTTGCTGCTCGTGCTGGGAGCAGTTTTTCTGAACCCCAGCCAAATTTCTTGGTTACCGACCTTGCCCATAGCCGGACTGAACATCTCGTTTGTGCGCGAAACTATCCAGCTCTTGGCGGCTTGGGGCTGCTACCGCACAGCGCATCCGAAGGCGTTGGCAGCGAATCACTTCACCCTGGGCCCTATGCGAGAGGTAGGGTTTCTCTTCTTCGGTATCTTCCTGACCATGATGCCGGCCCTGCAAACCGCGGCCCACGTAGCGGCTAATCCGGCCGTGGCAAGTCGGCTCACTCCGGCGGCGCTGTACTGGCTGACGGGCGTGCTGTCGGCCTTTCTGGATAATGCGCCTACCTACGCTTCCTTTCTGGGGTTAAGCTTGGCCGGGCACCAGCTTGATTTCGCTCAGGCCAGCGCCGTGCAGCACTTTGCCGCCGACGCGGCCACTCAGCCGTTACTGCGGGCCATTTCCAGTGGGGCCGTGCTGTTTGGCGCCCTCACCTATATCGGCAACGGGCCTAACTTTCTGGTGCGCGCCATTGCGGAGAAGGAAGGCGTGCCCATGCCCAGCTTCTTCGGCTACATTGGCCGCTATGCCCTGCCCTACCTGCTGCCGGTGCTGGGCATTATCAGCGGGTGGCTGCTGTGGGGCTCCTAG
- a CDS encoding ferritin-like domain-containing protein: protein MDFLTFLSRIADLSPATTTPTDDISVRRVALTRLGKVGAALLPAVVTALPTPAEAKLLNTTVLDVIKLALTLEYLESEFYTQALALPNAATFFGSTENRTAIQTIATHENQHVALLQRLLTEAGAVVPAKPNFDFTGSKNGAQPALYPDVFTNLDTFLRVAQLLEDAGVRAYKGQVEFLVSDNYLLEAFVRTHSTEARHASHIRTMRRQRGAVVKSWVSPSDAAITTAGTAPDKAYAGEAAVVQYTPGPRAVPFETTLPINVGDPLLSREALLAKVAEAFDEPLDATTATELALLFIY, encoded by the coding sequence ATGGATTTTCTGACTTTCCTGTCTCGAATTGCCGACCTTTCTCCTGCTACTACCACCCCGACCGACGACATATCGGTGCGGCGAGTGGCGCTTACCCGCCTAGGCAAGGTAGGCGCCGCCCTGCTACCAGCGGTAGTAACGGCGTTGCCTACCCCCGCAGAAGCTAAGCTATTGAACACCACCGTTCTGGATGTAATAAAGCTGGCGCTTACCCTGGAATACTTAGAAAGCGAGTTTTACACCCAGGCGCTGGCCCTGCCCAATGCGGCTACCTTCTTCGGTTCAACTGAGAACCGGACAGCCATCCAAACCATTGCCACCCACGAAAATCAGCACGTAGCGTTGCTGCAGCGCTTGCTCACCGAGGCTGGTGCCGTAGTTCCCGCCAAGCCTAATTTCGACTTTACCGGCAGCAAGAACGGCGCCCAGCCGGCCTTATACCCGGATGTGTTTACCAACCTAGATACCTTCTTGAGAGTAGCGCAGCTGCTTGAGGATGCCGGGGTGCGGGCCTACAAAGGACAGGTAGAGTTTCTGGTATCGGATAACTACCTGCTGGAGGCCTTCGTGCGCACACACTCCACGGAAGCTCGCCACGCCTCCCATATCCGTACCATGCGCCGACAGCGTGGGGCCGTCGTTAAGAGCTGGGTGAGCCCCTCTGATGCGGCCATTACCACCGCCGGCACCGCCCCCGACAAGGCGTACGCCGGCGAGGCTGCCGTAGTACAGTATACGCCCGGTCCACGTGCGGTTCCCTTTGAAACCACGCTACCTATTAATGTGGGCGACCCACTGTTAAGCCGGGAAGCTCTGCTAGCTAAGGTTGCAGAAGCATTTGACGAGCCCCTGGATGCGACTACCGCCACTGAGCTGGCGCTGTTATTTATATATTAG
- the aroC gene encoding chorismate synthase → MNTFGTLFRITTFGESHGPGIGVVLDGCPAGLPITEADIQAALDRRRPGQSDLTTPRKEADRVEIQSGIFEGYTTGTPISLFIRNQDQHSHDYSHIEHAYRPSHADYTYDQKYGRRDYRGGGRSSARETAARVAAGAVAQKLVEQHGIRVSSYVSQVGAVAVPVGYEQLDLSLIETNAVRCPHPETAERMAELIRQTRDRHDTVGGLVTGVVRGVPAGLGEPVFDKLHSELGRAMLSINAVKGFEYGSGFAGVLLFGSEHNDAFYTDEAGQVRTRTNHSGGIQGGISNGQDIYFRVAFKPVATILQPQATINDQGEAISLAGRGRHDPCVLPRAVPIVDAMTSLVLADMLLRARANQV, encoded by the coding sequence ATGAACACCTTCGGCACCCTATTTCGCATCACTACCTTCGGAGAATCGCACGGGCCGGGAATAGGGGTAGTGCTGGACGGGTGCCCGGCGGGGCTGCCCATAACCGAAGCCGACATTCAGGCTGCCCTCGACCGGCGCCGGCCGGGGCAAAGTGACCTGACCACCCCGCGCAAAGAGGCCGACCGGGTCGAAATACAGTCGGGTATTTTTGAGGGTTACACGACGGGCACGCCCATCAGCCTGTTCATTCGCAACCAGGACCAGCACAGCCACGACTACTCCCACATCGAGCACGCCTACCGTCCTTCCCACGCCGACTACACCTACGACCAGAAGTACGGCCGGCGCGACTACCGCGGCGGCGGCCGCAGCTCGGCCCGCGAAACCGCCGCGCGCGTGGCGGCCGGGGCCGTAGCGCAAAAACTGGTGGAGCAGCACGGCATCCGGGTGAGCAGCTACGTCTCGCAGGTAGGGGCAGTGGCTGTGCCCGTAGGCTACGAGCAGCTAGACCTAAGCCTGATTGAAACCAACGCCGTGCGCTGCCCCCACCCCGAAACCGCCGAGCGCATGGCCGAGCTTATCCGCCAAACCCGCGACCGGCACGATACGGTAGGCGGCCTGGTGACGGGGGTAGTACGCGGGGTGCCGGCCGGGCTGGGCGAGCCAGTGTTCGACAAACTGCACAGCGAATTGGGCCGGGCCATGCTCAGCATCAACGCCGTGAAAGGCTTCGAGTACGGCTCAGGGTTTGCGGGCGTGCTGCTCTTCGGCTCCGAGCACAACGACGCGTTTTACACCGACGAAGCCGGGCAGGTGCGCACCCGCACCAATCATAGCGGCGGCATTCAGGGTGGCATTAGCAACGGGCAGGATATTTACTTCCGCGTGGCATTCAAGCCGGTAGCCACCATTCTGCAGCCCCAAGCCACCATCAACGACCAGGGTGAAGCCATTAGCCTCGCCGGCCGCGGCCGCCACGACCCTTGCGTGCTACCCCGCGCCGTACCCATCGTGGACGCCATGACCAGCCTAGTGCTAGCCGATATGCTGCTGCGGGCCCGGGCCAACCAGGTGTAG
- a CDS encoding NifU family protein gives MAEQLTAPAAPVSIYAEASPNPESMKFVLNTQLLADGVSVDYPNLEAAANSPLAQELFNFDYVGRVFIAQNFVTITKTTEHQWAQLIPELRTFLKSYVEAGGPIFTVDPAAEQRAAQQAAATGDASEADQQTSQKIIDLLDNYVRPAVEQDGGNITFKSYHEGIVTVNLQGSCSGCPSATVTLKSGIENLLKRMVPEVKEVVAEGVTASF, from the coding sequence ATGGCTGAACAACTCACTGCCCCCGCTGCGCCGGTTTCTATCTACGCCGAAGCCAGCCCCAACCCCGAATCCATGAAGTTCGTGCTCAACACCCAGCTGCTAGCAGATGGGGTGAGTGTGGACTATCCGAACCTGGAAGCCGCCGCCAATTCGCCGCTGGCCCAGGAGCTATTCAACTTCGATTATGTGGGCCGCGTGTTCATTGCCCAGAACTTCGTGACCATTACCAAAACCACCGAGCACCAGTGGGCCCAGCTGATTCCGGAGCTGCGCACCTTCCTGAAGTCGTACGTGGAAGCCGGTGGCCCCATTTTCACCGTGGACCCCGCCGCCGAGCAGCGCGCCGCCCAGCAGGCTGCCGCCACCGGCGACGCCTCGGAAGCTGACCAGCAAACCAGCCAGAAAATTATCGACCTGCTCGATAACTACGTGCGCCCCGCTGTGGAGCAAGATGGTGGCAACATCACCTTCAAGAGCTACCACGAAGGCATCGTAACCGTGAACCTGCAAGGCTCATGCTCCGGCTGCCCTTCCGCTACCGTTACCCTGAAATCGGGCATTGAAAACCTGCTCAAGCGCATGGTACCTGAAGTGAAAGAGGTAGTAGCCGAAGGCGTTACCGCCAGCTTCTAA
- a CDS encoding ferritin-like domain-containing protein: MNLFKIISELEKVDPEVMDRLTHRRSALSALGDISKKMALAAAPIAIGSAFNKAMGQNNLTSVNDVLNYALLLERLEYAFYDQALKATTLTAPLTGVARTAIETIRAHELAHVTLLTSALGSAAAPAPANFNFGTAFATYQSFLTFAQAFEDLGVRAYKGQATTIKTAGNPNNVLQTALQIHSVEARHAAHIRYMRRGATAGNQTTIMPWIVNAEANGAPAPVYGAGNPAATFPAENNIMQGGLTLTTGIGATYDPADVSAAFDEGLDNTTVTNIARSTVTF; this comes from the coding sequence ATGAACCTGTTTAAGATAATTTCCGAGCTAGAGAAGGTTGATCCAGAAGTTATGGACCGCCTCACGCACCGTCGGAGCGCTCTGAGCGCTTTGGGTGATATTAGCAAAAAGATGGCCTTAGCCGCCGCGCCTATTGCAATTGGCTCAGCATTTAATAAAGCCATGGGTCAGAACAACTTGACCTCGGTTAATGACGTGCTGAACTACGCGCTGCTGCTAGAGCGCCTAGAGTATGCCTTCTACGACCAAGCACTGAAGGCCACTACCCTCACTGCCCCGCTAACAGGTGTGGCCCGCACGGCCATTGAAACCATCCGGGCACACGAGCTTGCACACGTAACGCTCCTAACCTCGGCCTTGGGCTCCGCTGCTGCGCCTGCCCCAGCTAACTTCAACTTTGGTACTGCCTTCGCTACCTACCAGAGCTTCTTGACGTTCGCGCAAGCTTTTGAAGACTTGGGGGTACGTGCTTACAAAGGCCAGGCTACTACCATCAAAACGGCTGGTAACCCCAACAATGTGCTGCAAACGGCTCTGCAAATCCACTCGGTAGAAGCTCGCCACGCGGCTCACATTCGCTACATGCGCCGCGGTGCTACGGCTGGTAACCAAACTACCATCATGCCGTGGATAGTGAATGCGGAGGCAAACGGTGCCCCCGCTCCGGTGTACGGTGCTGGCAACCCAGCTGCTACCTTCCCCGCAGAAAACAACATCATGCAGGGTGGTCTCACCCTTACCACGGGCATTGGTGCTACCTATGATCCTGCTGATGTAAGCGCTGCTTTCGATGAAGGCCTCGACAACACTACCGTGACGAACATTGCACGGTCGACAGTAACGTTCTAA
- a CDS encoding ferritin-like domain-containing protein, whose protein sequence is MSDSAFSFLGRTLRRRSFLRVAGATAASSALVLAGCGSDDTETPTPTTPGTLTFSNDNLGLLNYVYLLEQLEAAFYQKVVSSFPLDFTAADRAAFIDLRDHEVIHRETLKFALGSNAYDANAGTNALVFNFTSLALTSRNEVYAAARTLEDVGVAAYNGVAKLLQVAPDGSHLTYLKLLVKLASVEARHAAFVRDQVQASSFADADVVTATGVLAGLDIVKTPVEVTALIAKYVPVTLVATSLPTI, encoded by the coding sequence ATGTCTGACTCTGCTTTCTCCTTTTTGGGGCGTACGTTGCGCCGCCGTTCTTTTCTTCGCGTAGCGGGTGCTACTGCCGCTTCTTCTGCCCTAGTGCTAGCTGGCTGCGGCAGCGACGATACGGAAACCCCAACCCCTACCACCCCGGGCACCCTCACGTTTTCCAACGACAATCTGGGTTTGCTCAACTACGTGTACCTGTTAGAGCAGCTGGAAGCCGCTTTCTACCAGAAGGTGGTGAGTAGTTTCCCCCTCGATTTTACGGCCGCCGACCGGGCCGCTTTCATAGATCTGCGTGACCATGAAGTAATTCATCGGGAAACGTTGAAGTTTGCGCTAGGCTCAAATGCATATGATGCCAATGCTGGCACCAACGCATTGGTATTCAACTTCACTTCTCTTGCTCTTACTAGCCGGAACGAGGTGTACGCTGCCGCCCGTACCTTGGAGGATGTGGGCGTAGCGGCGTACAATGGCGTTGCCAAGCTGCTTCAGGTTGCTCCCGACGGTAGCCACCTTACCTACTTGAAGCTGCTGGTAAAGCTGGCTTCGGTGGAAGCTCGCCACGCGGCTTTTGTGCGCGACCAAGTTCAGGCCTCTTCCTTTGCCGATGCCGATGTAGTGACGGCCACTGGCGTCCTAGCCGGGCTGGATATCGTGAAAACTCCCGTGGAAGTAACCGCCCTCATTGCCAAATACGTGCCCGTAACGCTAGTGGCCACGTCATTGCCTACTATCTAA
- a CDS encoding HTTM domain-containing protein translates to MLARLKFALFRPVAIAWLVYFRLGAGFLMALEHAGGLVIGRVRNYTEPQFHFRYLGWEWLPALPAPGIYAVYGLIILAGLAVAAGWHYRLMATLLSLGYVALLLLEETEYINHFYLYALLAAVLACLPAHRAASADVRAGRVAPAATTPAWTRLVVLFQVGLVYLFAALAKLNPDWLAARPLGIWLGAKAHYPLLGPVLAAAPTAWLMSYGGLLFDALVVPLLLIRRTRPWAFGLAVFFHLTNVVVFGLGTFPWFSLLLTSLFFAPDFPRHLPGFVGRWFRQRIPLADAETDAGTQVSPHSQYSQHWLLTGLTFYLLVQLALPLRYLLYLGQVHWTEEGHRFSWHLMLRTKSGSAVFRVRLPDGREEVALPATYLTRNQANKLTHSPDLILQFAHLLARNYQHRGLRPVAIYCDSWLSLNGHPPRPLVSPQLNLLGLKRSLKPYPWVEPAPTTDTR, encoded by the coding sequence ATGCTGGCACGCCTAAAATTCGCCCTTTTCCGACCCGTTGCTATTGCCTGGCTGGTGTATTTCCGGCTGGGAGCGGGCTTTCTGATGGCTCTGGAGCACGCCGGCGGGCTGGTGATAGGCCGGGTGCGCAACTATACCGAGCCGCAATTTCACTTCCGCTACCTCGGTTGGGAATGGCTGCCGGCCCTACCCGCGCCCGGGATTTACGCCGTGTACGGGCTGATAATACTAGCCGGCCTGGCCGTGGCGGCGGGCTGGCACTACCGCCTGATGGCTACACTGCTAAGCTTGGGCTACGTGGCTTTACTGCTGCTGGAAGAAACCGAATACATCAACCACTTCTACCTCTACGCCCTGCTGGCGGCCGTTCTGGCTTGCCTACCTGCCCACCGCGCGGCCTCCGCCGATGTACGGGCCGGGCGGGTAGCACCCGCGGCTACTACCCCCGCCTGGACCCGCCTAGTGGTGCTGTTTCAAGTGGGTTTGGTGTACCTGTTTGCGGCGCTGGCCAAGCTCAACCCCGATTGGCTAGCGGCCCGACCCTTGGGCATCTGGCTAGGGGCCAAAGCGCACTACCCCTTGCTGGGGCCGGTGCTGGCAGCGGCTCCCACGGCTTGGTTGATGAGCTACGGCGGTCTACTATTCGATGCGTTGGTAGTGCCTCTACTCCTTATCCGCCGGACTCGGCCGTGGGCGTTTGGCCTGGCCGTGTTCTTTCACCTGACCAACGTGGTAGTGTTTGGGCTGGGTACGTTTCCCTGGTTTTCCTTGCTGCTGACCAGCCTGTTTTTTGCCCCCGATTTCCCGCGCCACCTCCCGGGGTTCGTGGGGCGTTGGTTTCGGCAGCGCATTCCGCTTGCTGACGCGGAAACTGATGCGGGGACGCAGGTTTCGCCGCACTCGCAGTATTCCCAACACTGGCTACTGACTGGGCTGACCTTTTACCTGCTTGTGCAGCTGGCGCTGCCGTTGCGCTACCTGCTTTATCTTGGTCAAGTTCATTGGACCGAGGAAGGCCACCGCTTCAGTTGGCACCTAATGCTGCGCACGAAGTCGGGGTCGGCGGTTTTCCGGGTGCGCCTGCCCGATGGCCGCGAGGAAGTAGCACTTCCCGCTACCTATTTAACCCGCAACCAAGCAAACAAGCTCACCCACAGCCCCGACCTGATCCTGCAGTTTGCCCACCTGCTGGCCCGCAACTACCAGCACCGTGGTCTCCGTCCCGTTGCCATCTACTGCGACTCGTGGTTGAGCCTGAACGGGCACCCGCCCCGCCCGCTAGTCAGCCCACAGCTGAATCTATTGGGTCTGAAGCGCAGCCTAAAGCCGTATCCGTGGGTTGAGCCGGCACCAACTACGGACACCAGGTGA
- a CDS encoding YdeI/OmpD-associated family protein, with the protein MNTREFAAELQLIGVNPFVDVPLEVLAFLFEQAGKAKGPIPVRGTVNQLPYQQTLVRFSGAWRLYINLSMLKNSPKRIGETIQVTIAFDPRERALPMHPQLAEALDKVREAQQVFNRLTPSRQQEIIRYITRLKTDESRARAVGRAIDFLLGKGRFIGRDTP; encoded by the coding sequence ATGAATACCAGGGAATTTGCAGCTGAGCTTCAGTTGATTGGTGTTAACCCTTTTGTGGACGTGCCCCTTGAGGTACTGGCTTTTCTCTTTGAGCAGGCTGGAAAAGCCAAAGGGCCTATTCCGGTGCGAGGTACCGTCAATCAGCTGCCGTATCAGCAAACACTGGTAAGATTTAGCGGGGCGTGGAGGCTGTACATCAATCTGTCGATGCTAAAGAACTCGCCCAAGCGGATTGGCGAAACTATTCAGGTAACTATTGCATTTGATCCGCGAGAACGGGCCTTGCCCATGCACCCGCAGCTAGCTGAAGCACTGGATAAAGTCAGGGAGGCGCAACAGGTTTTCAATCGGCTAACTCCTTCCCGGCAGCAAGAAATAATCCGCTACATCACCCGCTTGAAAACCGATGAAAGCCGGGCCCGCGCTGTAGGCAGAGCAATTGATTTTCTGTTGGGTAAAGGTCGGTTTATCGGGCGCGATACTCCATAG